The Ferroacidibacillus organovorans genome has a segment encoding these proteins:
- the merA gene encoding mercury(II) reductase, whose translation MTCTDCENHIVKALSELGAVRPSADFRRNEAVFTAPSELSLDRLFKAVRDAGYVPVGVELREERCVEPPQSQVREYDYDLLIIGSGAAAFSAAIEAVKFDARIAIIERSTVGGTCVNVGCVPSKTMLRAGEIYHQAGSHPFAGIHTSVRSVDLSALIDQKDALVQELRKHKYEDLIDAYGFKLLHGEARFADGHTVIVNEQRITAAKFLIATGASPEIPDIEGLTDVSYLTSTSALDLRAVPDHLIVIGSGFIALEMGQFFRDAGARVTLIQRSERLLPSHEPEISDAVRQFLQSQGIDVICSATYERISEVDGIKSVHLVVQGEARVIRGDALLVAAGRAPNTAGLDLEKANVRIGEKGQVLVVDGMRTSNPDVYAAGDVTLGPQFVYVAAHQGAIAASNAVGKEGRKVDLRAVPSVIFTHPAIASVGMTEEKAKAHGHDTRVSVVPLDAVPRALANHDTTGVLKLVADAKTRKILGVHVVAENAGDVIYSGVLAIKFGLTIDDIAGTLAPYLTMAEGLKLAALTFDRDVSTLSCCAG comes from the coding sequence AAAGGCGCTGTCTGAACTCGGCGCCGTTCGCCCGAGTGCCGATTTTCGCCGTAATGAAGCGGTTTTTACGGCGCCTTCCGAACTGAGTCTCGACCGCTTGTTCAAAGCGGTTCGCGATGCTGGATACGTGCCAGTCGGTGTCGAATTGCGCGAAGAGCGATGCGTTGAACCGCCCCAATCACAAGTGCGCGAGTATGACTATGATCTCTTGATCATCGGGTCTGGGGCCGCCGCATTCTCAGCGGCGATTGAGGCGGTGAAATTTGACGCGCGAATTGCCATCATTGAACGATCTACCGTCGGTGGCACCTGCGTGAATGTCGGCTGCGTGCCTTCAAAAACAATGCTGCGTGCGGGAGAAATCTATCACCAGGCGGGGAGTCATCCTTTTGCCGGGATCCATACCTCTGTGCGCAGTGTGGACTTAAGCGCGCTTATCGATCAGAAAGACGCGCTGGTGCAGGAGCTTCGCAAACACAAGTACGAAGATTTGATTGATGCCTATGGCTTCAAACTGCTTCATGGCGAAGCGAGGTTTGCCGACGGGCATACGGTGATTGTGAATGAGCAGCGGATCACCGCGGCGAAATTCCTGATTGCGACGGGTGCATCGCCCGAGATTCCTGATATTGAAGGATTGACCGATGTGTCCTATTTGACCAGCACAAGTGCGCTTGATTTGCGCGCGGTTCCGGATCACCTCATTGTGATCGGATCCGGGTTTATTGCACTTGAAATGGGGCAGTTTTTTCGCGATGCGGGAGCGCGCGTCACCTTGATCCAGCGCAGCGAGCGCCTTTTGCCTTCGCATGAGCCAGAGATTTCGGATGCCGTTCGACAGTTTTTACAGAGCCAGGGCATTGACGTGATCTGTAGCGCAACGTATGAGCGAATCAGCGAGGTGGATGGAATCAAATCGGTTCATCTTGTTGTACAGGGCGAGGCGCGCGTCATTCGCGGTGACGCACTTCTTGTGGCGGCAGGTCGCGCGCCGAATACGGCGGGGCTCGATCTTGAGAAGGCGAATGTGCGGATTGGCGAGAAGGGGCAGGTCCTTGTTGTCGACGGCATGCGAACAAGCAATCCGGATGTGTATGCGGCGGGCGACGTGACGCTTGGACCCCAGTTTGTGTATGTAGCTGCGCACCAAGGGGCGATCGCCGCGAGTAATGCGGTGGGCAAGGAAGGTCGAAAGGTTGATTTGCGCGCGGTTCCAAGTGTGATCTTTACACATCCGGCCATTGCCTCGGTGGGAATGACAGAAGAGAAAGCAAAGGCGCACGGACACGATACGCGCGTGTCGGTCGTGCCGCTTGATGCGGTGCCGCGCGCGCTCGCCAATCACGACACGACAGGCGTACTTAAACTCGTCGCCGACGCAAAAACGCGAAAAATTCTCGGCGTACACGTGGTCGCCGAGAATGCGGGAGACGTCATTTACAGTGGGGTGCTTGCGATCAAGTTCGGATTGACAATCGATGACATCGCAGGGACACTTGCGCCATACCTCACCATGGCTGAAGGATTGAAACTAGCGGCGCTCACTTTTGATCGAGATGTGTCGACACTGTCATGCTGCGCCGGTTAA